In a single window of the Bacillus clarus genome:
- a CDS encoding ABC transporter ATP-binding protein, whose translation MSTNVVTVESVEKTYGKRNENQSKALRGVSLSIKEGEFVGIMGPSGSGKTTLLNVISTLDQATGGNVTIAGTNITSMKGNALSDFRSQKLGFIFQDFNLLENLSIYENIALPLSLQGVPSSEITGKVNEVAKKLGITEILTKYPSAVSGGQKQRTAAARALVHNPAIVLADEPTGALDSKNAKSLLEAMQDLHENHNVSILMVTHDAFSASYCERILFIQDGLLYKELKRQGTRENFYQDILGVLAHMGSAAGSK comes from the coding sequence ATGTCAACAAATGTAGTAACAGTAGAAAGTGTAGAAAAAACGTATGGGAAAAGGAATGAAAATCAGTCAAAAGCGTTAAGGGGTGTATCGTTAAGTATTAAAGAAGGGGAATTTGTCGGTATTATGGGTCCTTCTGGATCTGGAAAAACAACATTACTAAATGTAATAAGTACTCTTGATCAGGCAACAGGGGGAAATGTGACTATAGCTGGTACGAACATTACTTCTATGAAGGGGAATGCACTATCTGATTTTCGGTCTCAAAAATTAGGATTCATTTTTCAAGATTTTAACTTACTTGAAAATTTATCAATTTATGAAAATATTGCTTTGCCACTTTCTCTGCAAGGGGTACCGTCAAGTGAGATTACTGGGAAGGTAAATGAAGTTGCGAAAAAATTAGGGATTACTGAAATTTTAACGAAATATCCTTCCGCTGTTTCTGGTGGACAAAAGCAAAGAACAGCGGCAGCACGTGCTTTAGTACATAATCCAGCTATCGTATTAGCAGATGAACCGACCGGTGCACTTGATAGTAAAAATGCAAAAAGTTTATTAGAAGCAATGCAAGATTTACATGAAAATCACAATGTAAGTATTTTGATGGTTACACATGATGCATTTAGTGCAAGCTATTGTGAGCGTATTTTATTCATTCAAGATGGTCTTCTTTATAAAGAATTAAAGCGTCAAGGAACTCGAGAAAATTTTTATCAAGACATTTTAGGTGTGCTTGCTCATATGGGCTCAGCTGCTGGGTCTAAATAG
- a CDS encoding pyruvate oxidase: MFGKTAGEALVDLLIEWGVDHVYGMPGDSINSIIEPLRKKQDKIKFIQVRHEEAGALAAAAYAKLTGKLGVCMAIAGPGAIHLLNGLYDAKLDQAPVLAITGQVESDLLGTGFFQEVNLERMFDDVAVYNQRIMSAEQLPAVVNQAIRMAYTKKGVSVLTIPDDVPKFEVKDGARITNSSFTLPELFPQEEDLKLAKLTLNEAKQPVILAGKGAKHARESLLAFAEHIGAPIVLTLPAKGIVPDEHPLCIGGLGLIGTKPAYEAMKHADTLIMVGTSYPFTGFLPEKAKTLHIDTDPAQIGKRYATDIGLAGDADKTLKWLIENVEKHEDHSFLEHHQEMMKKWEQKLHDQEEDSSTPIKPQRVMHALQHVAHDDAILSVDVGNVTVWTARHFRMTDQQFIISSWLATLGCGLPGALAGKIAFPDKQVFAVCGDGGFGMTMNDFVTAVKYKLPIVVVVLNNHKIAMIKFEQEVMGNIEFGTDLTNPDFAKYAEACGGVGYRVEHLDELLPAFEDAIKQNRPCIIDVVVDANEAPMPAKITFGQAAGYTKHMLKELFEEGKIDLPPL, translated from the coding sequence ATGTTTGGAAAAACAGCGGGTGAAGCACTTGTCGATCTTTTAATTGAATGGGGTGTGGATCACGTCTACGGTATGCCTGGTGATTCTATCAACTCTATTATTGAACCTTTAAGAAAAAAACAAGATAAAATCAAATTCATTCAAGTCCGCCATGAAGAGGCAGGTGCACTTGCAGCGGCAGCTTATGCGAAATTGACGGGCAAACTTGGGGTTTGCATGGCTATTGCAGGCCCCGGAGCCATCCATTTATTAAACGGTTTATACGATGCAAAGCTCGATCAAGCTCCTGTATTAGCAATTACAGGACAAGTAGAATCTGATTTACTTGGAACAGGATTTTTCCAAGAAGTAAATTTAGAAAGAATGTTTGACGACGTTGCGGTTTATAATCAACGCATTATGTCAGCAGAGCAACTCCCTGCCGTTGTAAATCAGGCTATTCGAATGGCATATACGAAAAAAGGTGTATCTGTCCTTACAATTCCAGATGATGTTCCAAAATTTGAAGTGAAAGATGGCGCACGTATTACAAATTCATCTTTCACTTTACCTGAGTTATTTCCACAAGAAGAAGATTTAAAGTTAGCGAAACTCACATTAAATGAAGCAAAACAACCTGTTATTTTAGCTGGTAAAGGAGCAAAACATGCGCGAGAGTCTTTACTCGCATTCGCAGAACATATCGGTGCTCCCATCGTTTTAACACTTCCTGCTAAAGGAATTGTTCCCGATGAACATCCCCTTTGTATAGGCGGCTTAGGATTAATCGGAACGAAGCCTGCTTATGAAGCAATGAAACACGCGGATACTTTAATTATGGTTGGTACTTCTTATCCTTTCACTGGTTTCTTACCTGAAAAAGCAAAAACGCTTCATATTGATACAGATCCAGCTCAAATTGGAAAGCGTTATGCGACGGATATCGGTTTAGCTGGTGATGCTGATAAAACATTAAAATGGTTGATTGAGAATGTAGAGAAACATGAAGACCATTCATTTTTGGAACACCATCAAGAAATGATGAAAAAATGGGAACAAAAGTTACATGATCAAGAAGAAGATTCTTCTACTCCAATTAAGCCGCAAAGAGTTATGCATGCCCTACAGCATGTTGCACATGATGATGCAATCTTATCAGTCGATGTCGGAAATGTAACAGTATGGACAGCACGCCATTTCCGCATGACCGATCAGCAATTTATTATTTCTAGCTGGCTAGCAACACTTGGTTGTGGTTTACCTGGTGCACTTGCTGGGAAAATTGCTTTTCCAGATAAACAAGTGTTTGCAGTTTGTGGTGACGGCGGATTTGGAATGACAATGAACGACTTTGTAACTGCCGTAAAATATAAGTTACCAATTGTTGTCGTTGTATTAAACAACCATAAAATCGCCATGATTAAATTTGAACAAGAAGTTATGGGAAATATTGAATTTGGTACAGACTTAACAAATCCTGATTTTGCAAAATATGCTGAGGCTTGCGGTGGTGTTGGATATCGTGTAGAGCATTTAGATGAATTACTCCCTGCTTTTGAAGATGCAATAAAACAAAATAGACCGTGTATTATTGATGTGGTTGTAGATGCAAATGAAGCACCGATGCCAGCAAAAATCACATTTGGTCAAGCTGCTGGTTACACAAAACATATGCTAAAAGAACTATTTGAAGAAGGTAAGATTGACCTTCCCCCTTTATAA
- a CDS encoding ZIP family metal transporter: MERLWIPMIVTFFSFGGLLLGGAVGVATRQLIEEKMHRLYALCGGILLGLLVLEIIPETFSDYEIIGPILGIAIGILVMSLLDSYCHHPVIHKKDQQAWQTFLFLSFAIFVHNMPSGFALGTAFTNHNESAIPFLLAIVIHHIPEGLALVIPFLFTKHKYMSFLLTTLLLSIILGTGTIFGIMMDEKALHLQGLIMGSAIGSLGYVTIHEMLWKAKKQLSSLPFLSWSISGFLLITVFTLLTGHH, from the coding sequence ATGGAACGTTTATGGATTCCCATGATCGTTACGTTTTTTTCATTTGGTGGATTATTGTTAGGGGGCGCTGTTGGCGTTGCGACGCGTCAACTTATTGAAGAAAAGATGCATCGTTTATACGCATTATGCGGCGGCATTTTACTTGGTCTATTAGTGCTTGAAATTATTCCAGAGACATTTTCAGACTATGAAATTATTGGTCCTATACTTGGAATAGCTATCGGTATTTTAGTTATGAGTTTATTAGATAGCTATTGCCATCATCCGGTGATACATAAAAAGGATCAACAAGCGTGGCAAACTTTTCTCTTTCTTTCCTTCGCCATTTTTGTTCACAATATGCCAAGTGGTTTTGCGCTAGGTACTGCCTTCACAAATCATAATGAATCTGCCATTCCATTCTTACTTGCGATTGTTATTCATCATATTCCAGAAGGATTAGCATTAGTCATCCCTTTTTTATTTACGAAACATAAATACATGTCATTCCTATTAACTACTTTATTACTATCAATTATTCTCGGTACCGGCACTATCTTTGGCATTATGATGGATGAAAAAGCACTTCATTTGCAGGGACTTATTATGGGGAGCGCCATTGGTTCGTTAGGTTATGTCACAATACACGAAATGCTTTGGAAAGCTAAAAAACAACTTTCTTCCCTTCCATTTCTATCATGGTCTATTAGTGGTTTTCTGCTCATAACAGTCTTCACTCTTCTCACTGGACATCATTAA
- a CDS encoding class I SAM-dependent methyltransferase has translation MQTKWSLSEYENPKRYDVENKSLSDLPFLLSWAKQLGIKNEWILDIACGTGRVTIPLVEAGYHMIGVDIHEGMLAEAKRKSTSYSKVKWLQQDCLQLNVEETILLAYMVGHGFQHFLTNTHQNQLLTSIYNVLEDNSIFIFDTRFPSREELMQPSTEEYWTTVTDEKGRRCDLYTEMTYNSITQIQHYITTRKLYEEDVLVEELKTTIDLRYTYPQELERLLVANGFELLHIYNDWDGNELRENCYSMVVVCRKVV, from the coding sequence TTGCAAACAAAGTGGAGTTTATCTGAATATGAAAATCCGAAGCGATATGATGTAGAAAATAAAAGTTTGTCAGATTTACCATTCTTACTCTCATGGGCGAAACAGCTTGGCATAAAAAATGAATGGATTTTAGATATTGCATGCGGAACAGGAAGAGTAACAATTCCTCTCGTAGAAGCAGGATATCATATGATTGGTGTAGATATACATGAGGGAATGCTTGCTGAAGCGAAGAGGAAATCTACAAGTTATTCGAAGGTGAAATGGTTACAACAAGATTGCTTGCAGTTGAACGTCGAAGAAACCATTCTGTTAGCGTATATGGTAGGACACGGGTTTCAGCACTTTCTAACTAATACGCACCAAAATCAATTATTAACATCCATTTATAATGTGTTAGAAGATAATAGTATATTCATTTTCGATACACGTTTTCCGTCAAGGGAAGAATTAATGCAACCATCTACAGAAGAATATTGGACAACTGTTACAGATGAAAAGGGAAGAAGATGTGATTTGTATACTGAGATGACATATAACTCAATTACGCAAATCCAGCACTACATAACAACGAGAAAGTTGTATGAAGAGGATGTGCTAGTAGAAGAATTGAAAACAACTATAGATCTTCGGTATACGTATCCGCAAGAATTAGAAAGATTGTTAGTTGCGAATGGGTTTGAATTGTTACATATATACAATGATTGGGATGGGAATGAGTTAAGAGAGAATTGTTATTCTATGGTTGTGGTTTGTCGGAAAGTGGTATAG
- a CDS encoding FtsX-like permease family protein: MLFKLSRHSMKKMLKDYMVLLIGLVISISIFYMFQTMAMNSEFTKDNSLISSIRLVFWVGAVLLSFITVFYIIYANSFLLTLRRKELGMYMMLGAKKKKVAQLLFIETFGMGIVSIVIGILVGIVLASVAGNFLMNGMEISAKGNYASVYTPAIVVTSIFFLILFFITGLMNSIRLLRKTELELIREDETLDEVKKSNIRIVIMTVLGVLLVSIGYYFMINVKIFAELGFIIATIVTTLGTYIIFSSLLPFFVMKIKGNKKRNETGLNSFTYAQLRFRVNSLSRVLGTVAMLIALGAGAMTAGMAFQKNVGIMTDFSRVYDVVIHDPNEKDQAALKEMSIVEENKYKYKVDGEAVYYLRNDLTEKPPLISDHFDTKPLKEPARKRVAEPLTEPVYSALEAPELAKFPHMPKDWEDAVVREIQITHNQFNGKPVRIADEEHYKGIQGTEHSVTLAKVDDMKKYKPLLIEIDKRQKEMIEKTTGEEVNLFTKMTIYQFMNSFMSGTMFMGFFLGIAFLAMMASSLMFKILTGAPRDVRRYEMLRKIGVRRSMLTKSIYKEISYLFIFPAIIGISHVLVGLNLFSFILVDPFVKVWMPIGIFLVIYLVYYWITVQLYKGMVMPKEEVVK; encoded by the coding sequence ATGTTATTCAAATTATCACGTCACAGTATGAAAAAAATGTTAAAGGATTATATGGTTTTACTTATTGGCCTAGTTATTAGTATTAGTATTTTTTACATGTTCCAAACGATGGCGATGAATAGTGAATTTACAAAAGATAATAGCCTTATTAGTAGTATTAGACTCGTCTTTTGGGTTGGTGCAGTATTACTATCGTTCATTACTGTATTTTATATTATATATGCCAATTCTTTTTTACTTACATTAAGAAGAAAAGAACTCGGTATGTACATGATGCTTGGAGCGAAAAAGAAAAAAGTAGCACAGTTATTATTTATTGAAACATTCGGTATGGGTATTGTCAGTATTGTTATCGGGATTTTAGTAGGAATCGTACTAGCTAGTGTAGCAGGAAATTTTTTAATGAATGGAATGGAAATTTCAGCAAAAGGTAATTATGCATCCGTATACACACCAGCTATTGTAGTTACATCTATTTTCTTTTTAATATTATTTTTTATTACTGGTTTAATGAATAGTATCCGATTATTACGTAAAACAGAATTAGAGTTAATTCGTGAAGATGAAACACTAGATGAAGTGAAGAAAAGTAATATCCGTATTGTTATTATGACAGTACTAGGTGTATTACTAGTAAGTATAGGATATTATTTTATGATAAATGTAAAAATATTTGCTGAACTCGGTTTTATAATAGCGACAATCGTTACAACACTTGGCACATATATTATTTTTAGTTCATTGCTCCCATTTTTTGTGATGAAAATTAAAGGGAATAAAAAACGAAATGAAACGGGCTTAAATAGTTTTACATATGCACAGCTACGCTTTCGAGTAAATAGTTTATCGAGAGTACTAGGTACGGTAGCGATGTTAATTGCATTAGGTGCAGGTGCGATGACAGCAGGTATGGCGTTCCAAAAAAATGTAGGCATTATGACAGATTTCTCACGTGTATATGATGTTGTAATTCACGATCCAAATGAAAAAGATCAAGCGGCATTAAAAGAAATGTCAATTGTTGAAGAGAATAAATATAAGTATAAAGTAGATGGAGAAGCAGTTTATTATTTACGTAACGACTTAACTGAAAAACCACCACTTATTTCAGATCATTTTGATACAAAGCCTTTAAAAGAGCCTGCACGTAAACGTGTGGCTGAGCCTTTAACTGAGCCTGTATATTCAGCTTTAGAGGCTCCTGAATTAGCAAAATTCCCTCATATGCCGAAAGATTGGGAAGATGCGGTTGTAAGAGAGATACAAATTACACATAATCAATTTAACGGAAAACCTGTAAGAATTGCAGACGAAGAGCATTATAAAGGAATTCAAGGAACTGAACATAGTGTAACGTTAGCAAAAGTAGATGATATGAAAAAATATAAACCATTGTTGATCGAAATAGATAAGAGACAAAAAGAAATGATTGAAAAAACAACTGGTGAAGAGGTAAATCTGTTTACAAAAATGACGATATATCAATTCATGAATAGCTTTATGAGCGGGACAATGTTTATGGGATTTTTCCTTGGAATTGCGTTTTTAGCAATGATGGCGAGTTCTCTAATGTTCAAAATATTAACAGGTGCTCCTCGTGATGTACGCCGTTATGAAATGTTACGGAAAATCGGAGTAAGACGCAGTATGCTCACAAAAAGTATATATAAAGAGATTTCATATTTATTTATCTTCCCAGCGATCATTGGAATTTCCCACGTTTTAGTAGGACTTAACTTATTCAGCTTCATATTAGTTGACCCATTTGTGAAAGTATGGATGCCAATAGGAATCTTTTTAGTAATTTATTTAGTTTATTACTGGATTACAGTTCAACTATATAAAGGTATGGTAATGCCAAAAGAAGAGGTAGTGAAATAG